A window from Bosea sp. ANAM02 encodes these proteins:
- a CDS encoding metalloregulator ArsR/SmtB family transcription factor, whose translation MVKFQDAQLDRTFSALADPTRRALLARLEREDGLSVSELAKPFPVSLPAIMKHLDVLTDAGLLTRTKAGRTVSCHLNAEPMEEAMGWLARYQRFWIERLDALEALLETRRKGES comes from the coding sequence ATGGTTAAGTTTCAGGATGCGCAGCTCGACCGGACCTTTTCCGCCCTGGCGGACCCGACGCGGAGGGCCTTGCTGGCGCGCCTGGAGCGGGAGGACGGGCTCTCGGTCAGCGAGTTGGCGAAGCCCTTCCCGGTCTCGCTCCCGGCCATCATGAAGCATCTCGACGTCCTCACGGATGCCGGTTTGCTGACGCGGACCAAGGCGGGGCGCACCGTGTCCTGCCATCTGAATGCGGAGCCGATGGAGGAGGCGATGGGCTGGCTGGCGCGCTATCAGCGCTTCTGGATCGAGCGGCTCGACGCGCTGGAGGCGCTGCTCGAAACGCGGCGCAAGGGCG
- a CDS encoding flagellar motor protein MotB, whose protein sequence is MAKSTQPIIIKKVKKAGHAHHGGAWKIAYADFVTAMMAFFLLMWLISMTTQEQKDGLAEYFAPTSALSSGTSGSGGILMGTALDKSGNKTSAPRDSARDTTGQEDKTRPTNSGGASDREANRRAASAQANYSAIASLRQALQNMPEIADLSRNIVIEQTKDGVNVSLVDDNGRSMFPEGSVQPYERTRLLLEAIAPTLRRLPNQLTISGHTAAARPGSVQAVDSWGLTAGRALAVREILSGAGLPNDRFTSVVGRSDTEPLFLDNPYIPPNRRVTVTLLNAEPPLPPGAFP, encoded by the coding sequence ATGGCCAAATCGACCCAGCCGATCATCATCAAGAAGGTCAAGAAGGCCGGTCATGCGCATCACGGCGGGGCCTGGAAGATCGCCTATGCGGATTTCGTGACCGCGATGATGGCGTTCTTCCTGCTGATGTGGCTGATCAGCATGACGACGCAGGAGCAGAAGGACGGCCTGGCCGAATACTTCGCGCCGACCTCCGCTCTGAGTTCCGGCACGAGCGGCTCCGGCGGCATCCTGATGGGGACGGCGCTGGACAAGTCGGGCAACAAGACGTCGGCGCCCCGCGACTCGGCGAGAGACACGACCGGGCAGGAGGACAAGACGCGGCCGACCAATTCGGGAGGCGCCAGCGATCGCGAGGCGAACCGCCGGGCCGCCAGCGCGCAGGCCAACTACAGCGCCATCGCGAGCCTCCGGCAGGCGCTCCAGAACATGCCCGAGATCGCCGATCTGTCGCGCAATATAGTGATCGAGCAGACCAAGGATGGCGTGAACGTTTCCCTCGTCGACGATAACGGCCGCTCGATGTTCCCCGAGGGCTCCGTCCAGCCCTACGAGCGTACCCGCCTCCTGCTGGAGGCGATCGCGCCCACCTTGCGCCGGCTCCCCAATCAGCTGACGATCAGCGGGCACACCGCCGCCGCCCGCCCGGGCTCGGTTCAGGCCGTCGATTCCTGGGGCCTCACAGCCGGGCGCGCGCTCGCGGTACGCGAGATCCTCTCGGGTGCCGGGCTCCCCAACGACCGCTTCACCTCCGTCGTGGGACGCTCCGACACCGAGCCGCTGTTCCTCGACAATCCCTATATTCCGCCGAACCGACGGGTGACGGTCACACTGCTCAACGCGGAACCGCCGCTGCCTCCGGGCGCCTTTCCCTGA
- the motA gene encoding flagellar motor stator protein MotA: MRLVVGTIIVFVCVFGSYAAMGGHLEVLWQPFEFVIILGAAIGAFIIGNPGPVLKAVPGMLGTIVKGPKYKQECYVELLGMQYSLYKLVKQKGMLAVEQHIENPSESTLFNAFPTFAANHHAVEFVCDYMRMLTLGANNVHEIDALMDEELETHHQEQERVVAAMQSLADGTPALGIVAAVLGVIKTMGAIKEPPEVLGHLIGGALVGTFFGVFVAYGFFAPMAASLKSTFEAEAKYFLSLKAGLLAHIAGQPPVMSVEFARKALMSDVRPTFAEVEAATAALPANI; encoded by the coding sequence ATGCGGCTGGTCGTCGGCACAATCATCGTCTTCGTCTGCGTCTTCGGCAGCTACGCGGCGATGGGCGGCCACCTCGAAGTTCTTTGGCAGCCGTTCGAGTTCGTCATCATCCTCGGCGCGGCGATTGGTGCCTTCATCATCGGCAACCCCGGGCCGGTGCTCAAGGCCGTGCCCGGCATGCTCGGCACGATCGTCAAGGGCCCCAAGTACAAGCAGGAATGCTATGTCGAGCTGCTGGGAATGCAGTATTCGCTGTACAAGCTCGTGAAGCAGAAAGGCATGCTCGCGGTCGAGCAGCACATCGAGAATCCGAGCGAGTCGACACTCTTCAACGCCTTCCCGACTTTTGCGGCGAACCATCACGCGGTCGAGTTCGTCTGCGACTACATGCGCATGTTGACGCTGGGCGCCAACAACGTCCACGAGATCGACGCTCTGATGGACGAGGAACTGGAGACGCACCATCAGGAGCAGGAGCGTGTCGTCGCGGCCATGCAGTCGCTTGCCGACGGAACCCCGGCACTCGGCATCGTCGCCGCCGTGCTCGGCGTGATCAAGACGATGGGGGCGATCAAGGAGCCGCCGGAAGTTCTGGGACATCTGATCGGCGGCGCGCTCGTCGGCACCTTTTTCGGCGTTTTCGTCGCCTATGGCTTCTTCGCGCCGATGGCAGCCTCGCTGAAGAGCACCTTCGAGGCGGAAGCCAAATATTTCCTGTCGCTCAAGGCAGGGCTCCTTGCCCATATCGCCGGTCAGCCGCCGGTGATGTCGGTGGAATTCGCGCGCAAGGCCCTGATGAGCGATGTCCGCCCGACCTTCGCCGAAGTGGAAGCGGCGACCGCCGCTCTGCCCGCCAACATCTGA
- the dusA gene encoding tRNA dihydrouridine(20/20a) synthase DusA, whose product MNAEIPTTEAGRAPSFWRFSVAPMMDWTDRHCRVIHRLMSRHALLYTEMVTAQAVIRGDRERLIGFDTVEHPVALQLGGNDPKLLAEAAKIGADFGYDEINLNCGCPSDRVQGGAFGACLMREPALVGDCVAAMKAAVKVPVTVKCRIGVDDQDPEIALDALTASVRAAGVDALIVHARKAWLQGLSPKENREIPPLDYERAYRLKAADPDLPVAINGGIKTPSEWLPHLERLDGVMVGREAYQNPEILLQVDPLLFGEAAPVADAFAMLEALEPHLAAHLARGGRLHAFTRHLVGLFPGRPGARLFRRHLAERCVGADATLDDLRAAIAHVSRHEAAAAA is encoded by the coding sequence TTGAACGCAGAGATCCCGACAACCGAAGCTGGTCGCGCGCCGAGCTTCTGGCGCTTCTCCGTGGCGCCGATGATGGACTGGACGGACCGGCATTGCCGGGTGATCCACCGCCTGATGTCGCGCCATGCGCTGCTCTATACCGAGATGGTCACGGCGCAGGCGGTGATCCGCGGCGATCGCGAGCGGCTGATCGGTTTCGACACTGTCGAACATCCCGTCGCGCTCCAACTCGGCGGAAACGACCCGAAGCTGCTGGCGGAAGCCGCGAAGATCGGCGCCGATTTCGGTTATGACGAGATCAACCTGAACTGTGGCTGCCCTTCGGACCGCGTGCAGGGCGGGGCCTTCGGCGCCTGCCTGATGCGCGAGCCGGCGCTGGTCGGCGATTGCGTCGCGGCGATGAAGGCGGCGGTCAAGGTCCCCGTCACGGTGAAATGCCGCATCGGCGTCGACGACCAGGACCCGGAAATCGCGCTCGATGCGCTGACCGCTTCGGTGCGTGCCGCCGGCGTCGATGCTCTCATCGTCCATGCCCGCAAGGCCTGGCTGCAGGGGCTTTCGCCCAAGGAGAACCGCGAGATCCCGCCGCTCGACTACGAGCGCGCCTATCGCCTGAAGGCGGCCGATCCCGACCTGCCGGTCGCGATCAACGGCGGAATCAAGACGCCTTCGGAATGGCTGCCCCATCTGGAGAGGCTCGACGGCGTGATGGTCGGTCGCGAGGCCTATCAGAACCCCGAGATCCTGCTTCAGGTCGATCCGCTGCTCTTCGGTGAGGCGGCGCCGGTGGCCGATGCCTTCGCCATGCTGGAGGCGCTGGAGCCGCATCTCGCCGCACATCTCGCGCGGGGCGGGCGCCTGCATGCCTTCACCCGTCACCTTGTCGGCCTCTTCCCGGGCCGCCCGGGCGCGCGCCTGTTCCGCCGCCATCTGGCCGAGCGCTGCGTCGGCGCCGACGCGACGCTGGACGACCTGCGCGCGGCCATCGCCCATGTCTCGCGCCACGAGGCGGCAGCCGCGGCCTGA
- a CDS encoding ABC transporter ATP-binding protein/permease, translating to MRQFFRIALRYWRGRTRWQAWGLTLTVLVFIAAQTSAAVGINRWNRWFFDALEKRDVGAVWATTGWLPFLLAASALSVSGLVVSRMLLQVRWRENLTRRLGGWWIADQRYYRLGFLTKRLTAPEYRIAEDVRLAVEPLVELAIGLITAFVTAATFAAILWQVAGSAEFTLGGTTIVIPSYMAVAAVIYAVIASLGAYLAGRPLVARVAHKNEMEAQFRAEMTRLRENAESIALIKGDADERSSQGENYGRVVAAWLRIVRQQGVIALVLNTNGALFPIVPLLLIAPKYLSGGVSLGAVVQVVAAFSAVQAALIWFVDNFVRLAEWFASVTRVDELVEELEALDIGTIMEQDEQIALATSEDGAIHLENLSVAHSNGRVVLADATVSIPRGAKVLIAGESGSGKSTLIRALAGIWPWGSGTIRVPSGQTIAFVPQKPYLPRGTLRTILLYPDADRSVPDDAIAGALLRCGLGYLARKLDVEDEDWDRVLSGGERQRVAFARLLLQKPDIIVMDEATSALDEESQASLLSLFDEDLAEATLISVGHRPGLEDYHDQKITLERRPAGAHLTSRRLRKSLWRLFRSRSAANEDERPDAL from the coding sequence ATGCGCCAGTTTTTCCGAATCGCGCTGCGTTACTGGCGCGGCAGGACGCGCTGGCAGGCCTGGGGCCTGACACTCACCGTCCTCGTCTTCATTGCCGCGCAGACCTCCGCCGCCGTCGGCATCAACCGCTGGAACCGCTGGTTCTTCGACGCGCTCGAAAAGCGCGATGTCGGCGCCGTCTGGGCGACGACCGGCTGGCTGCCCTTCCTGCTGGCGGCTTCGGCCCTGTCGGTCTCCGGCCTCGTCGTCAGCCGCATGCTGCTGCAGGTGCGCTGGCGCGAGAACCTGACGCGCCGCCTCGGGGGCTGGTGGATCGCCGACCAGCGCTATTACCGGCTGGGCTTCCTGACCAAGAGACTGACCGCGCCGGAATATCGCATCGCCGAGGATGTCCGGCTGGCCGTCGAGCCGCTGGTCGAGCTCGCGATCGGGCTGATCACCGCCTTCGTCACGGCGGCGACCTTCGCCGCCATCCTCTGGCAGGTCGCCGGCTCGGCGGAGTTCACGCTGGGCGGCACGACGATCGTCATCCCCAGCTACATGGCGGTCGCGGCCGTGATCTATGCCGTGATCGCCTCGCTCGGCGCCTATCTCGCCGGGCGGCCGCTGGTGGCGCGCGTCGCCCACAAGAACGAGATGGAGGCGCAGTTCCGGGCCGAGATGACGCGGCTGCGCGAGAATGCCGAGAGCATTGCGCTGATCAAGGGCGATGCCGACGAACGCAGCTCCCAGGGGGAGAATTACGGGCGCGTGGTCGCAGCCTGGCTCAGGATCGTGCGCCAGCAGGGAGTCATCGCATTGGTGCTCAACACCAATGGTGCGCTGTTCCCGATCGTGCCGCTCCTGCTGATCGCGCCTAAATATCTCTCCGGCGGCGTCTCGCTGGGCGCGGTCGTGCAGGTCGTTGCAGCCTTCAGCGCCGTGCAGGCCGCGCTGATCTGGTTCGTCGACAATTTCGTGCGGCTGGCGGAGTGGTTCGCCTCGGTCACCCGCGTCGACGAGTTGGTGGAGGAGCTGGAGGCGCTGGATATCGGCACGATCATGGAGCAGGACGAGCAGATCGCGCTCGCCACGAGCGAGGACGGCGCGATCCACCTGGAGAACCTGTCGGTCGCGCACAGCAATGGCCGCGTCGTGCTGGCCGACGCCACCGTCTCCATTCCACGAGGGGCGAAGGTACTGATCGCGGGCGAAAGCGGCTCGGGCAAGAGCACGCTGATCCGGGCGCTCGCCGGCATCTGGCCCTGGGGTTCGGGCACGATCCGCGTGCCGTCCGGCCAGACCATCGCCTTCGTGCCGCAGAAGCCTTACCTGCCGCGCGGGACCTTGCGCACGATCCTGCTCTATCCGGATGCGGATCGCTCCGTTCCCGACGATGCGATCGCGGGCGCCTTGCTGCGATGCGGCCTGGGCTATCTGGCCAGGAAGCTCGATGTGGAGGACGAGGACTGGGACCGCGTCCTCTCGGGCGGCGAGCGCCAGCGCGTCGCCTTCGCCCGCCTGCTGCTTCAGAAGCCGGACATCATCGTGATGGACGAGGCGACCTCGGCGCTCGACGAGGAAAGCCAGGCCTCGCTGCTCAGCCTGTTCGACGAGGATCTGGCGGAAGCGACGCTGATCAGCGTCGGCCATCGACCGGGTCTCGAAGACTATCACGACCAGAAGATCACGCTGGAGCGTCGGCCGGCCGGCGCGCATCTGACATCGCGGCGCCTGCGCAAGTCGCTGTGGCGGCTGTTCAGGAGCCGCAGCGCCGCCAATGAGGACGAGCGGCCGGACGCCCTGTGA
- a CDS encoding ABC transporter permease subunit: protein MVKDTRLSTKLWAAANWTLIGFFIVNLFAMIATVVTSSFSTRWLGTWLPAGWTTRWYSAAWAEFQLYDVLLVTFQIVFLVVALSGLIGVPAAYALARRDFPGKKLVMLLFLLPLLVPPITFGIPLATVLYQTGFAGQMSGVVLANLVPTVPFVILVMIPFIEQIDTKIEAAARVFGANTFKLFVHVLLPLLMPGILAALLLVLVRTLAMFELTFLTAGPTSQTLVVALYYAVFAAGVRAVQSIDAMAVIYMVTTLIWLVIALRFVNPTQIVARAKR, encoded by the coding sequence ATGGTCAAGGATACTCGTCTCTCGACGAAGCTCTGGGCGGCCGCCAACTGGACGCTGATCGGCTTCTTCATCGTCAACCTCTTCGCGATGATCGCGACGGTGGTGACCTCGTCCTTCTCGACGCGCTGGCTCGGCACCTGGCTGCCGGCCGGCTGGACGACGCGCTGGTATTCGGCGGCCTGGGCGGAGTTCCAGCTCTATGATGTGCTGCTCGTCACCTTCCAGATCGTCTTCCTGGTGGTGGCGCTCTCCGGCCTGATCGGCGTGCCGGCGGCCTATGCGCTGGCCCGGCGCGACTTTCCCGGCAAGAAGCTCGTCATGCTGCTCTTCCTGCTGCCGCTCCTGGTGCCGCCGATCACCTTCGGTATCCCGCTGGCGACGGTGCTCTACCAGACCGGCTTCGCCGGCCAGATGTCGGGCGTCGTGCTCGCCAATCTCGTGCCGACCGTGCCTTTCGTCATCCTCGTGATGATCCCGTTCATCGAGCAGATCGACACCAAGATCGAGGCGGCGGCGCGCGTCTTCGGCGCCAACACCTTCAAGCTCTTCGTGCATGTGCTGCTGCCGCTGCTCATGCCCGGCATCCTCGCCGCCCTGCTCTTGGTGCTGGTCAGGACGCTCGCCATGTTCGAACTGACCTTCCTCACGGCCGGCCCGACCAGCCAGACGCTCGTCGTCGCGCTCTACTATGCGGTCTTCGCCGCCGGCGTGCGCGCGGTGCAGTCGATCGATGCCATGGCGGTGATCTACATGGTCACCACGCTGATCTGGCTCGTGATCGCGCTGCGCTTCGTCAATCCGACGCAGATCGTCGCCCGCGCCAAGCGGTGA
- a CDS encoding sugar ABC transporter permease: MSTDTFSIPLKQRLAARGLDGLTLLVLPAVLFLLALFIYPFLYGLFLSFEPKQGGIFANYQRFFSDRFLYGTIATTLWLALPVTIATLLLAIPIAFRVRLMRNQRLLTTILVIPITLGTVLVAEGLLNYLGPQGWFNRVLMTFGIISSPVKLLHNYWGVMLSLVITGFPFTFLLTLSYLSGIDPALEQAGATLGAGPWDRFKHILFPLLLPGLAITFCLSFVQAFSVFPSAVLLGAPSGPTRVISIAAYQAAFEEYDYSMASAVAMIMGVVQLTIVVVVLAARGLLYRGPAGGGKG, encoded by the coding sequence GTGAGCACCGACACCTTCTCCATTCCGCTGAAGCAGCGCCTGGCGGCGCGCGGGCTCGACGGGCTGACATTGCTCGTCCTGCCTGCGGTGCTGTTTCTGCTGGCGCTGTTCATCTACCCGTTCCTCTACGGGCTCTTCCTGTCCTTCGAGCCGAAGCAGGGCGGCATCTTCGCCAATTACCAGCGCTTCTTCTCCGATCGCTTCCTCTACGGGACGATCGCGACGACGCTCTGGCTCGCGCTTCCCGTGACCATCGCGACGCTGCTGCTGGCGATCCCGATCGCCTTCCGCGTCCGCCTGATGCGCAACCAGCGCCTGCTGACCACGATCCTGGTGATCCCGATCACGCTCGGCACGGTGCTCGTCGCCGAGGGCCTGCTGAACTATCTCGGGCCGCAGGGCTGGTTCAACCGCGTGCTGATGACCTTTGGCATCATCTCCTCGCCGGTGAAGCTGCTGCACAATTACTGGGGCGTGATGCTCTCGCTGGTCATAACCGGCTTCCCCTTCACCTTCCTTTTGACGCTGTCCTACCTATCCGGCATCGATCCGGCGCTGGAGCAGGCGGGCGCGACGCTGGGGGCGGGTCCCTGGGACCGGTTCAAGCACATCCTCTTCCCGCTGCTGCTGCCGGGTCTGGCGATCACCTTCTGCCTGAGCTTCGTTCAGGCCTTCTCGGTCTTCCCTTCGGCCGTGCTGCTCGGCGCGCCCTCGGGGCCGACCCGGGTGATCTCGATCGCGGCCTATCAGGCGGCCTTCGAGGAATACGACTACTCCATGGCATCGGCCGTCGCGATGATCATGGGCGTGGTTCAGCTCACCATCGTCGTCGTGGTTCTGGCCGCGCGCGGGCTTCTGTATCGCGGCCCTGCCGGCGGCGGAAAGGGCTGA
- a CDS encoding ABC transporter ATP-binding protein, protein MNAASFRELRLDRLSRDFGTHNALKDVSLTIGKGEFIALLGPSGCGKSTTLNLIAGLLPATGGGIWLDDKRIDPLRPEERGFGMVFQSYALFPHMSVNRNIGFGLKMRGVPKAEIDRRVAEAAALVRLQGQTEKLPGQLSGGQQQRVAIARAIVVEPPLVLMDEPLSNLDAKLRLEMRAEIRRIHNTLGATTIYVTHDQEEALSLADRIVVLRDGQVRQVGTPEDLFMRPDHLDVAEFMGFRNKVKGKVASVGDGKAAVTVADAQLSGRAREAVSAGADGYLAIRPEDLHPVAAGQPGLEAQVVSTEFRGREFVGFARMADGTDLSFLAHDKLSPGEAVTLAADPDRVLVYGGAA, encoded by the coding sequence ATCAACGCAGCCTCGTTCCGCGAGCTTCGGCTCGACCGTCTGAGCCGTGACTTCGGCACCCATAACGCGCTCAAGGACGTCTCGCTGACGATCGGCAAGGGCGAGTTCATCGCGCTGCTCGGCCCGTCCGGCTGCGGCAAGTCGACGACGCTGAACCTGATCGCGGGCCTGCTCCCGGCAACCGGAGGCGGCATCTGGCTCGACGACAAGCGCATCGATCCGCTGCGCCCGGAAGAGCGCGGATTCGGCATGGTCTTCCAGAGCTACGCGCTCTTCCCGCATATGAGCGTGAACAGGAATATCGGCTTCGGCCTGAAGATGCGCGGCGTGCCCAAGGCCGAGATCGACAGGCGCGTCGCGGAAGCCGCCGCGCTGGTGCGTCTGCAGGGCCAGACCGAGAAGCTGCCGGGCCAGCTCTCCGGCGGCCAGCAGCAGCGCGTCGCCATCGCGCGCGCCATCGTCGTCGAGCCGCCCCTGGTGCTGATGGACGAGCCGCTCTCGAATCTCGACGCCAAGCTTCGCCTGGAGATGCGCGCCGAGATCCGCCGCATCCATAACACGCTCGGCGCCACCACGATCTACGTCACCCACGACCAGGAGGAGGCGCTTTCGCTCGCCGACCGCATCGTCGTGCTGCGTGACGGCCAGGTCCGTCAGGTCGGCACGCCGGAAGACCTGTTCATGCGGCCGGACCATCTCGACGTCGCCGAGTTCATGGGCTTCCGCAACAAGGTGAAGGGCAAGGTCGCTTCCGTCGGAGACGGCAAGGCGGCGGTCACTGTGGCCGATGCGCAGCTCTCCGGTCGTGCGCGCGAGGCGGTCTCCGCCGGTGCCGACGGCTATCTGGCGATCCGCCCGGAGGATCTGCATCCGGTCGCCGCTGGTCAGCCCGGCCTCGAGGCGCAGGTCGTCTCGACCGAGTTCCGCGGGCGCGAATTCGTCGGCTTCGCCCGCATGGCGGATGGCACGGACCTGTCCTTCCTCGCCCATGACAAGCTGTCCCCGGGCGAAGCGGTGACGCTCGCCGCCGATCCGGACCGCGTCCTCGTCTATGGAGGGGCGGCGTGA
- a CDS encoding extracellular solute-binding protein, giving the protein MAHDSINRRHFIGGVAGLGVAAHAPGVFAQQLKLPASPLTISIIDVGGALALVQTPLENYPKANPKAVSRMVFTKAPAPELPAKIKAQQNAGRLDIDMVIGGLDVLSAGIDQKLWVDLLPRLQAELPKPEDIYLKPALAMHNLGQGQAMAMVYYPSGPLLEYMPDRVKQVPTTAEELLAWTKQNKNRFFYGRPANSGPGRTWIMGLPYLLGDKDPKDPEKGWDKTWAYLKELGENIEYYPGGTGQTMKELGDGSRDIIVSTTGWDINPRVLGIVPKEAKIQPLKGFHWVTDAQYMMIPKGVSDEKLNVLLDLIRHMLTPAQQAYTYDEGYFYPGPAVKDVPLSMAPASSQKAIAEFGRPEYEKLIADNPMETPLNPDKMVIAFRIWDEQVGGAKKK; this is encoded by the coding sequence ATGGCTCACGACAGCATCAATCGGCGTCATTTCATCGGTGGCGTTGCCGGCCTCGGCGTCGCTGCGCATGCGCCCGGCGTCTTCGCGCAGCAGCTCAAGCTGCCGGCCTCGCCGCTGACGATCAGCATCATCGATGTCGGCGGGGCGCTCGCCCTCGTCCAGACGCCGCTGGAGAACTATCCGAAGGCCAATCCCAAGGCCGTCTCGCGCATGGTCTTCACCAAGGCCCCGGCGCCCGAACTGCCGGCGAAGATCAAGGCCCAGCAGAATGCCGGCCGCCTCGACATCGACATGGTAATCGGCGGCCTCGACGTACTTTCGGCCGGCATCGACCAGAAGCTCTGGGTCGATCTGCTGCCACGCCTGCAGGCCGAACTGCCGAAGCCGGAGGACATCTACCTCAAGCCGGCGCTCGCCATGCACAATCTCGGGCAAGGTCAGGCCATGGCGATGGTCTATTACCCCTCCGGCCCGCTGCTCGAATACATGCCGGACCGCGTCAAGCAGGTGCCGACCACGGCCGAGGAGCTGCTGGCCTGGACCAAGCAGAACAAGAACCGCTTCTTCTACGGCCGCCCGGCCAATTCCGGCCCCGGCCGCACCTGGATCATGGGCCTGCCCTATCTCCTCGGCGACAAGGATCCGAAAGACCCGGAAAAGGGCTGGGACAAGACCTGGGCCTATCTCAAGGAGCTCGGCGAAAACATCGAGTACTATCCGGGCGGCACCGGCCAGACGATGAAGGAGCTCGGTGACGGCTCGCGCGACATCATCGTCTCGACCACCGGCTGGGACATCAACCCGCGCGTGCTCGGCATCGTGCCGAAGGAGGCCAAGATCCAGCCGCTGAAGGGTTTCCACTGGGTCACCGACGCCCAGTACATGATGATCCCGAAGGGCGTCTCCGACGAGAAGCTCAACGTGCTGCTCGACCTGATCCGCCACATGCTGACGCCCGCGCAGCAGGCCTATACCTATGACGAGGGCTATTTCTATCCGGGCCCGGCCGTGAAGGACGTGCCGCTTTCGATGGCCCCGGCCTCCAGCCAGAAGGCGATCGCCGAGTTCGGCCGGCCCGAATACGAGAAGCTGATCGCCGACAACCCGATGGAAACCCCGCTCAACCCCGACAAGATGGTGATCGCCTTCCGCATCTGGGACGAGCAGGTCGGCGGCGCCAAGAAGAAGTAA
- a CDS encoding GntR family transcriptional regulator, with translation MAHPATRHSTDQIYSVLRSDVISGVLKPREAMSEARMALRFGVSRTPVREAFKRLVDEGFLVAVPQVGTFVAPIDLAAVRDSQFIRETLECRTVVLAAQRIGDADCRRLAAQVEEQAEAVRRGERSEIFRLDEVFHAEISRIAGHRAVWSMIEGVKAQMDRVRCLSLETPSWSEVILNEHRIIAACIMKHDAKGAEAAMRAHLRTVFATIDTIAKDHADAFDDSRLAHEAS, from the coding sequence ATGGCCCACCCTGCAACCCGTCACAGCACGGACCAGATCTACAGCGTTCTGCGCAGCGACGTGATCAGCGGCGTGCTGAAGCCGCGTGAAGCGATGTCCGAGGCGCGCATGGCCTTGCGCTTCGGCGTCAGCCGCACGCCCGTGCGCGAGGCGTTCAAGCGGCTGGTCGACGAAGGCTTCCTCGTCGCCGTGCCGCAGGTCGGCACCTTCGTCGCGCCGATCGACCTCGCCGCCGTGCGTGACAGCCAGTTCATCCGCGAGACGCTGGAATGCCGCACTGTCGTGCTGGCCGCCCAGCGCATCGGCGATGCCGATTGCCGCCGGCTCGCGGCCCAGGTCGAAGAGCAGGCCGAGGCGGTCCGGCGCGGCGAGCGCTCCGAGATCTTCCGCCTCGACGAGGTGTTCCATGCCGAGATCTCGCGTATCGCCGGGCACCGCGCCGTCTGGAGCATGATCGAGGGCGTGAAGGCCCAGATGGACAGGGTGCGCTGCCTTTCGCTGGAGACGCCGTCCTGGTCCGAGGTCATCCTGAACGAGCACCGCATCATCGCCGCCTGCATCATGAAGCATGACGCGAAAGGCGCGGAAGCCGCGATGCGCGCGCATCTGCGCACCGTCTTCGCGACGATCGACACGATCGCGAAGGACCATGCGGACGCCTTCGACGATTCCCGCCTCGCGCACGAAGCCTCCTGA